A single Salmo trutta chromosome 14, fSalTru1.1, whole genome shotgun sequence DNA region contains:
- the isy1 gene encoding pre-mRNA-splicing factor ISY1 homolog translates to MARNAEKAMTALARFRNAQLEEGKVRERRPFLASECTELPKAEKWRRQIISEISKKVAQIQNAGLGEFKIRDLNDEINKLLREKGHWEVRIKELGGPDYGRVGPKMLDHEGKEVPGNRGYKYFGAAKDLPGVRELFEKEPIPPPRKSRAELMKDIDAEYYGYRDEDDGALVPLEQEYEKEVILKAVEKWKTEREARLAGGREEVEEEEEHMYAVKEDEHSDDETREQMEGEDGTLTSFIAHVPVPSQKEIEEALVRRKKMELLQKYASETLMAQSEEAKTLLGL, encoded by the exons GCTCGTAATGCGGAGAAGGCCAT GACGGCCTTGGCCCGGTTCAGAAATGCTCAGCTGGAGGAGGGCAAAGTCAGG GAGAGGAGACCGTTCCTGGCCTCAGAATGTACTGAGCTGCCTAAAGCAGAGAAGTGGAGACGACAGATTATCAGTGAGATCTCCAAGAAAGTTGCTCAGATTCAAAACG CTGGTCTGGGAGAGTTTAAGATCCGGGACCTGAACGATGAGATCAATAAGCTGCTGAGAGAGAAAGGTCACTGGGAGGTCAGGATCAAGGAGCTGGGAGGACCTGACTACGGG AGAGTGGGACCAAAGATGCTGGACCACGAAGGGAAGGAGGTCCCAGGAAACAGAGGATATAAGTACTTTGGAGCAGCTAAAGACCTGCCTGGAGTCAGAGAGCTGTTTGAGAAAGAAC ccATCCCTCCCCCCAGGAAGAGCAGAGCTGAGCTGATGAAGGACATCGATGCTGAGTACTACGGATACAGAGATGAGGATGATGGGGCGCTGGTCCCTCTGGAGCAAGAGTACGAAAAAGAAG tGATATTGAAGGCAGTGGAGAAATGGAAAACGGAGAGAGAAGCGCGTCttgcaggaggaagagaggaggtagaggaagaggaagaacacATGTATGCTGTAAAGGAGGATGAG CATTCAGATGACGAGACTAGAGAACAGATGGAAGGAGAGGATGGAACTCTCACTTCCTTTATCGCTCACGTCCCTGTGCCGTCACAGAAAGAG ATTGAGGAGGCGTTGGTGAGAAGGAAGAAGATGGAGCTCCTTCAGAAGTACGCCAGTGAGACCCTGATGGCCCAAAGTGAGGAGGCCAAGACACTGcttgggctgtag